A single Fusarium oxysporum Fo47 chromosome IV, complete sequence DNA region contains:
- a CDS encoding S-adenosyl-L-methionine-dependent methyltransferase — translation MSRPEDTLAADVHYDDTEARKYTTSSRIQNIQASMTRRALELLDLKSPSLILDVGCGSGLSGEILSSIEPEEGGPHTWIGMDVSPSMLDIALQRDVEGDLMLADIGQGVPFRAGTFDAAISISAIQWLCSAETSDTSPFGRLTRFFNGLYASLKRGGRAVCQFYPKNDEQRHMITQAAVKAGFGAGMLEDDPGTKNQKLYLVLTVGGGDVQKKGGDITGVVEGMEGVDVEDARRQIKAHAPNMSKGSKAWIVKKKEQMERKGKIVKATSKYTGRKRRIQF, via the exons ATGTCTCGTCCTGAGGATACCCT TGCCGCCGACGTCCACTATGACGATACTGAAGCGCGCAAGTACACAACAAGCTCTCGAATCCAAAACATTCAGGCCTCTATGACACGAAGAGCCCTCGAACTCCTCGATCTCAAGTCACCATCCCTCATTCTCGATGTTGGCTGTGGCAGTGGTCTCTCCGGCGAGATCCTGTCTTCAATCGAACCCGAAGAGGGTGGCCCTCACACATGGATCGGAATGGACGTCTCACCATCAATGCTGGACATTGCATTACAGAGAGATGTAGAGGGTGATCTCATGCTAGCAGATATTGGCCAAGGCGTACCCTTCCGAGCTGGTACTTTCGACGCCGCCATCAGCATCTCCGCTATCCAATGGCTCTGCAGTGCCGAAACAAGCGATACATCACCCTTCGGCCGCCTAACCCGCTTCTTCAACGGTCTCTACGCATCCCTCAAGCGCGGCGGCCGAGCGGTCTGCCAATTCTACCCCAAGAACGACGAGCAGCGCCACATGATCACCCAAGCCGCCGTAAAAGCCGGCTTTGGCGCCGGTATGCTCGAAGACGACCCCGGCACCAAGAACCAGAAGCTGTACCTCGTCTTGACTGTTGGAGGCGGTGATGTTCAGAAGAAGGGCGGCGATATCActggtgttgttgagggtATGGAGGGtgtggatgttgaggatgcgAGAAGGCAGATTAAAGCGCATGCTCCGAATATGTCGAAGGGTAGTAAGGCGTGgatcgtcaagaagaaggagcagATGGAACGGAAGGGAAAAATTGTCAAGGCGACGTCCAAGTACACTGGACGAAAGCGACGGATACAGTTTTAG
- a CDS encoding transmembrane adaptor Erv26, with the protein MWILPLVGYIGTLLGFCFLTLAIASGLYYLSELVEEHSVIAKRFLTRLIYSVIGIQTVLWLVDGLPFWATILTIMSHVVYLGNMRRFPFVKLSDPLFLASCVLVLVNHYVWFRHFSDSQSRAYQRTSYYDKADIPSFAQIASYFGLCVWLVPFALFVSLSAGDNVLPTMGTEPVHGLDGRGKPQGMIKALVDQIRGTIGQIFGTNASPGLARP; encoded by the exons ATGTGGATTCTACCTCTTGTTGGCTACATAGGAACCCTCCTGGgtttctgcttcttgaccCTTGCTATCGCCTCGGGTCTATACTACCTGTCCGAGCTCGTCGAGGAGCACAGCGTTATCGCGAAGCGGTTCTTGACGCGTCTTATCTACAGCGTTATTGGCATTCAGACGGTTCTATGGCTGGTTGATGGTCTGCCCTTCTGGGCTACTATCTTGACGATCATGTCGCATGTTGTGTACCTGGGGAATATGAGACGCTTTCCTTTTGTGAAGCTGTCGGATCCGTTGTTCCTGGCCTCGTGTG TTCTCGTTTTGGTCAATCATTACGTTTGGTTCCGTCATTTCTCCGATTCGCAGTCGCGCGCGTACCAACGTACCTCGTACTACGACAAGGCCGATATTCCTAGCTTCGCGCAAATCGCGTCGTACTTCGGTCTTTGCGTCTGGCTCGTGCCCTTCGCGTTGTTTGTTAGTCTGTCTGCTGGTGACAATGTTCTCCCCACGATGGGGACTGAGCCTGTCCATGGGCTTGATGGAAGAGGCAAGCCTCAGGGCATGATCAAGGCTCTTGTTGACCAGATTCGCGGGACGATCGGTCAAATCTTTGGGACGAATGCTTCACCTGGACTGGCTCGGCCGTAA